In the genome of Ignavibacteria bacterium, one region contains:
- a CDS encoding uracil-DNA glycosylase, whose protein sequence is MTMIQNYIQQDWSYVLSPVMNSNYFITLGKTIKQERTKKVIYPETNDKVFRCFKETSFNGLKVVILGQDPYHDGSATGLAFANETKPLSPSLRTILNEVYDDIYGNVGPYPDSSLIHWANQGVLLLNSALTVEKGNPLSHVNLWSKFTEEVLSIINNNTTGIVFLCWGAYAKNIINKTINPSLHYILYAGHPSPLNRANPFKGCKHFSKTNNILYGMNGVTIKW, encoded by the coding sequence ATGACAATGATACAAAATTATATTCAGCAAGATTGGAGTTATGTTTTATCTCCTGTAATGAATTCTAATTACTTTATAACTTTAGGAAAAACAATAAAACAGGAAAGAACTAAAAAAGTTATATATCCAGAAACTAACGATAAAGTATTTAGATGCTTTAAAGAAACATCTTTTAATGGTTTAAAAGTTGTAATATTAGGACAAGATCCCTATCATGATGGAAGTGCTACAGGTTTAGCATTTGCTAATGAAACTAAACCATTAAGTCCTTCATTAAGAACTATACTTAATGAAGTATACGATGATATTTATGGTAATGTTGGGCCTTATCCAGATAGTTCATTAATTCATTGGGCTAATCAAGGAGTGTTATTGTTGAATTCTGCTTTAACTGTAGAGAAAGGAAATCCATTAAGTCATGTAAATTTATGGTCAAAATTTACAGAAGAAGTTTTAAGTATTATAAATAATAATACCACTGGAATAGTATTTCTTTGTTGGGGAGCTTATGCTAAAAATATAATTAATAAAACAATTAATCCATCTTTGCATTATATTTTATATGCTGGACACCCTTCTCCACTAAACAGAGCTAATCCATTTAAAGGATGTAAGCATTTTAGTAAAACAAATAATATACTTTATGGAATGAATGGAGTAACTATAAAATGGTAA
- a CDS encoding DUF945 domain-containing protein: MHNINIEDGKEAFFSLKVPAWHKLGTVVNEAKTSDEVIEIANMNYKVILIPNYVKLPNDFYIKSGSYSTVRLEPRAVVLGNSLSNKYTVLENKEAFNFLDSLVNQRNDIIYETAGVLGDGQISFITVKLPSYIRINNSDDIIEDYLIFINSFDGSMPVTMFFSPIRVVCNNTLNLALSSFKRNYITIRHTKNIKDKLSEGRNLLNLSLAYSKTLQEILDKFAKTPLSDTKANEIITKVFIKNDALDDNIEELPTRTQNILNQINEAIYVGPGQDKWRGTALHLYNGITTYFQNTKKYKSYDRKMKGILWGDEYKKSQKVVNELLKLV; encoded by the coding sequence ATGCACAATATTAACATAGAAGATGGTAAAGAAGCTTTCTTTTCATTAAAAGTACCAGCATGGCATAAATTAGGTACTGTAGTTAATGAAGCTAAAACTAGCGATGAAGTTATAGAAATCGCTAATATGAATTATAAAGTAATTTTAATCCCTAATTATGTTAAATTACCTAATGATTTTTATATAAAATCTGGTAGCTATTCAACTGTTAGACTTGAACCAAGAGCAGTAGTACTTGGAAATTCATTATCTAATAAATATACCGTATTAGAAAACAAAGAAGCTTTTAACTTTTTGGATTCTTTAGTTAATCAAAGAAATGATATTATTTATGAAACTGCTGGAGTTTTAGGAGATGGACAAATTTCATTTATAACAGTTAAACTACCTTCATATATTAGAATTAATAACAGTGATGATATTATAGAAGATTACCTAATTTTTATAAATAGTTTTGATGGTAGCATGCCTGTAACTATGTTTTTTAGCCCAATAAGAGTTGTATGTAACAATACTTTGAATCTAGCTTTGAGTTCATTTAAAAGAAATTATATTACTATAAGACATACCAAAAATATAAAAGATAAATTAAGTGAAGGTAGAAATTTACTAAATTTGTCTTTAGCTTATTCAAAAACACTTCAAGAAATATTAGATAAATTTGCTAAAACTCCATTAAGTGACACTAAGGCTAATGAAATTATAACTAAAGTGTTTATTAAAAATGATGCTTTAGATGATAATATCGAAGAATTACCTACTAGAACACAAAATATTTTAAATCAAATTAATGAAGCTATCTATGTTGGCCCTGGTCAAGATAAATGGAGAGGTACAGCTCTTCATTTATATAATGGTATTACTACATACTTTCAAAATACTAAAAAGTATAAAAGTTATGATAGAAAAATGAAAGGTATATTATGGGGAGATGAATATAAAAAATCCCAAAAAGTTGTAAATGAATTATTAAAACTTGTATAA
- a CDS encoding AAA family ATPase: MILPTTKVPPKMKSPRRLFIYAAPKVGKTTAVSLLENNLILDFEGGTNFIEALKVEIESLNDLKKVLEEVKKQKINYKYVTVDTVTKLEELLIPMATKLYKESPVGINYTGDNVLTLPRGAGYLYLRKAFDIITSAIESTFERIIYVGHIKDKFLEKDDKEIAAVDINLTGKLKAKACADSDAIGFLYREDKKVMISFIPSNDLSYNSVICGARQPHLANKSFPLVEMDETGNLISHWDKIFID, encoded by the coding sequence ATGATTTTACCAACAACAAAAGTCCCTCCTAAAATGAAAAGCCCAAGGAGGTTATTTATTTATGCTGCTCCAAAAGTAGGTAAAACTACTGCTGTATCTTTATTAGAAAATAATCTAATATTAGATTTTGAAGGAGGTACAAACTTTATTGAAGCTTTAAAGGTAGAGATTGAATCTCTAAACGACCTTAAAAAAGTATTAGAGGAAGTAAAAAAACAAAAAATAAACTATAAATATGTAACAGTAGACACAGTAACTAAGCTTGAGGAACTATTGATTCCAATGGCAACAAAACTTTACAAAGAATCTCCAGTTGGAATAAATTATACAGGAGATAATGTATTGACTTTACCAAGAGGAGCTGGTTATCTTTATCTAAGAAAAGCTTTTGATATTATTACATCAGCTATAGAATCTACATTTGAAAGAATTATATATGTAGGACATATAAAAGATAAATTCTTAGAAAAAGATGATAAAGAGATAGCTGCTGTAGATATTAACTTAACAGGAAAGTTAAAAGCAAAAGCTTGTGCTGATAGTGATGCTATAGGATTTCTCTATAGAGAAGATAAAAAAGTTATGATCAGCTTTATACCTTCTAACGATCTATCTTATAATAGTGTTATATGTGGAGCAAGACAACCACATTTAGCTAATAAAAGTTTTCCATTAGTAGAAATGGATGAAACTGGGAATTTAATAAGTCATTGGGATAAAATTTTTATTGATTAA
- a CDS encoding glucosaminidase domain-containing protein yields the protein MKGKMIIDENDLSIKIVENNYIKLKYLMILLFGLFILNLTILFIIQSKSIIYIESEKQVIVTSRIDFSEEKLIKYINKLKIRFPNIVYAQAILETNGFKSKIFNENHNLFGMKMPISRPTLVVGTANGHNVYNNWRESVIDYALFQTTYAKNIQTEEEYLQFLEAYAENTLYVTKVSKILKDIKQ from the coding sequence ATGAAAGGAAAAATGATTATTGATGAAAATGATTTATCCATAAAAATAGTAGAAAACAACTATATAAAATTGAAATATTTAATGATTTTACTTTTTGGATTATTTATTTTAAATCTAACTATATTATTTATTATTCAAAGCAAGAGTATAATATATATAGAATCGGAAAAACAAGTGATAGTAACATCAAGAATAGACTTTTCTGAAGAAAAGCTTATAAAATACATTAATAAATTAAAGATAAGATTTCCAAATATAGTCTATGCTCAAGCTATTTTAGAAACTAATGGATTTAAAAGTAAAATATTTAACGAAAATCATAATCTTTTTGGAATGAAGATGCCTATTAGCAGACCTACCCTAGTGGTAGGTACTGCTAATGGACATAATGTTTATAATAATTGGAGAGAATCAGTTATAGATTATGCTTTATTCCAAACTACTTATGCTAAAAATATTCAAACAGAAGAAGAATATCTGCAATTCTTAGAAGCATATGCTGAAAATACTTTATATGTTACTAAAGTTAGTAAAATACTTAAAGACATAAAACAATGA
- a CDS encoding toprim domain-containing protein, whose translation MFNTKALESYILSLTDEETLFRKYIPQFKAINKKFKAVGREESLPSAVITSYNNRLYYKDFGSSLKAMDVFSFLKFFFNLDYVDILNEVNDYEPKYVQSKNKISIYEETKSNIVFKLRPFKIKDKHYWEEYKVITKEVLRKYNVYPVEYADIIKERETFRIMPKLLYVYVLNDLRLKFYNPLNKRYKFFGNSNKYSIQGYDNIPTIGELLIITKSLKDVMVLNQLGYNSIAPNSETVLLPEMVMKDLNIRFKNILVLFDNDQTGVKNAELYKCIYNIKYFTIPDYKYKDISDYIKFNTVDSTKRLLEDLIKTTLYA comes from the coding sequence ATGTTTAATACAAAAGCTTTAGAAAGTTATATACTTTCTTTAACAGATGAAGAAACATTGTTTAGAAAGTATATTCCACAATTTAAAGCAATAAATAAGAAGTTTAAAGCAGTTGGGAGAGAGGAATCTCTCCCTTCTGCTGTTATAACTTCATATAACAACAGATTATACTATAAAGATTTTGGAAGTAGTTTAAAAGCTATGGATGTATTTTCTTTTTTAAAATTTTTCTTCAATTTAGATTATGTAGATATATTAAATGAAGTAAATGATTATGAGCCAAAATATGTGCAAAGTAAAAATAAAATAAGTATATATGAAGAAACAAAATCTAATATAGTATTTAAATTACGTCCATTTAAAATTAAAGATAAACACTATTGGGAAGAATATAAAGTAATAACAAAAGAAGTATTAAGAAAATATAATGTATATCCAGTAGAATATGCAGATATAATAAAAGAGAGAGAAACATTTAGAATAATGCCAAAATTATTGTATGTATATGTATTGAATGATTTAAGATTAAAGTTTTATAACCCATTAAATAAAAGATATAAGTTTTTTGGCAATTCTAATAAGTATAGTATTCAAGGATATGATAATATTCCTACTATTGGAGAGTTATTAATAATTACAAAAAGTTTAAAGGATGTAATGGTATTAAATCAATTAGGCTATAATAGTATAGCTCCTAATTCAGAAACAGTTTTATTACCAGAAATGGTAATGAAAGATTTAAATATAAGATTTAAAAACATATTAGTATTATTCGATAATGATCAAACAGGAGTAAAAAATGCAGAACTGTATAAATGTATATATAACATAAAATATTTTACAATACCAGACTATAAATATAAAGATATATCAGACTATATAAAATTTAATACGGTAGATAGTACAAAAAGATTATTAGAAGACCTAATAAAAACTACTCTATATGCCTAA